The Xenopus tropicalis strain Nigerian chromosome 2, UCB_Xtro_10.0, whole genome shotgun sequence genome window below encodes:
- the pa2g4 gene encoding proliferation-associated protein 2G4, which translates to MSGDEEQQEQTIAEDLVVTKYKMGGDIANRVLRTLVDAATAGASLLNLCEKGDAMIMEETGKIFKKEKEMKKGIAFPTSISVNNCVCHFSPLKSDQDYLLKDGDLVKIDLGVHVDGFIANVAHSFVVGASKECPVTGRKADVIKAAHLCGEAALRLVKPGNQNSQVTEAWNKISPSFKCTPIEGMLSHQLKQHVIDGEKTIIQNPTDQQKKDHEKAEFEVHEVYAVDVLISTGEGKAKDAGQRTTIYKRDPTKQYGLKMKTSRAFFSEVERRFAAMPFTLRAFEDEKKARMGVVECAKHELLQPFNVLYEKEGEFVAQFKFTVLLMPNGPMRITSGPFEPDMYKSELEVQDSELKALLQSSASRKTQKKKKKKASKNAENATAEENEGTE; encoded by the exons GGGTACTGCGCACTCTGGTGGATGCAGCAACAGCTGGGGCTTCACTCCTTAATTTGTGTGAGAAGGGAGATGCAATGATTATGGAGGAAACGGGCAAAATCTtcaaaaaggagaaggaaatgaaaAAAG GGATTGCTTTTCCAACGAGTATATCTGTAAATAATTGCGTGTGTCATTTCTCACCTCTGAAAAGTGACCAAGATTATCTGCTTAAGGATGGCGATCTGGTGAAGAT tgaTCTAGGAGTTCATGTGGATGGCTTTATTGCTAATGTTGCCCACAGCTTTGTTGTTGGAGCCTCAAAG GAGTGTCCGGTGACTGGACGTAAAGCCGATGTCATCAAAGCAGCCCATCTGTGTGGAGAAGCCGCTTTACGTCTTGTGAAACCAGGAAATCAG aACTCGCAAGTGACTGAAGCATGGAATAAAATTTCTCCATCTTTTAAATGTACTCCAATAGAAG gaatgCTTTCTCACCAGCTAAAGCAGCATGTCATTGATGGTGAGAAGACCATCATTCAGAACCCCACTGACCAGCAAAA GAAAGACCATGAAAAAGCAGAATTTGAGGTCCACGAAGTTTATGCTGTAGATGTTCTTATTAGCACTGGAGAGGGAAAG GCAAAGGACGCTGGGCAGCGCACAACAATTTACAAACGGGACCCCACTAAGCAGTATGGCCTGAAAATGAAAACCTCCCGTGCCTTTTTCAGCGAAGTCGAGAGGCGCTTCGCTGCAATGCCATTTACTCTCAG GGCATTTGAGGATGAAAAGAAGGCAAGAATGGGAGTTGTGGAATGCGCCAAGCATGAGCTTCTCCAACCTTTCAATGTTCTCTATGAAAAAGAGG GCGAATTTGTAGCTCAGTTCAAGTTCACTGTTCTCTTAATGCCCAATGGTCCTATGAGGATAACTAGCGGCCCCTTTGAACCTGATATGTACAAATCTGAGCTTGAGGTGCAAGATTCCGAGTTGAAG GCACTTCTGCAAAGTTCAGCAAGTCGGAAAAcccagaaaaagaagaaaaagaag gcgtcaaaaaatgctgaaaatgccACTGCTGAAGAAAATGAAGGCACAGAGTGA